The following are from one region of the Vibrio hyugaensis genome:
- the atpA gene encoding F0F1 ATP synthase subunit alpha, producing the protein MQLNSTEISDLIKQRIESFDVVSEARNEGTIVSVSDGIIRIHGLADVMQGEMIELPGGRYALALNLERDSVGAVVMGPYADLKEGMKVTGTGRILEVPVGPELLGRVVNTLGEPIDGKGPIEAKLTSPVEVIAPGVIDRKSVDQPVQTGYKSVDSMIPIGRGQRELVIGDRQTGKTAMAIDAIINQKDSGIFSIYVAIGQKASTIANVVRKLEEHGALANTIVVVASASESAALQYLAPYAGCAMGEYFRDRGEDALIVYDDLSKQAVAYRQISLLLKRPPGREAFPGDVFYLHSRLLERAARVNEEYVERFTNGEVKGKTGSLTALPIIETQAGDVSAFVPTNVISITDGQIFLQTELFNAGVRPAVDPGISVSRVGGSAQTKIIKKLSGGIRTALAQYRELAAFAQFSSDLDEATKKQLDHGQKVTELMKQKQYAPMSVFDQALVIFAAERGYLADVELNKLLDFEAALLSYARGQYAEFAAEIDKSGAYNDEVEAQLKKLTDDFVATQTW; encoded by the coding sequence ATGCAACTTAATTCCACGGAAATTAGCGATCTAATCAAACAACGCATCGAATCTTTCGATGTTGTTAGTGAAGCTCGCAACGAGGGTACTATCGTATCGGTAAGCGATGGTATCATCCGCATCCACGGCCTAGCGGACGTGATGCAAGGTGAAATGATTGAATTACCGGGTGGCCGTTATGCACTAGCACTTAACCTTGAGCGTGACTCGGTTGGTGCGGTAGTAATGGGCCCATATGCTGACCTTAAGGAAGGCATGAAAGTTACAGGTACTGGCCGCATTCTTGAAGTGCCAGTTGGTCCAGAACTACTAGGTCGCGTAGTAAACACGCTAGGTGAACCTATCGATGGTAAAGGTCCAATCGAAGCAAAACTGACTTCGCCTGTAGAAGTAATCGCACCAGGTGTAATCGACCGTAAATCGGTAGACCAACCTGTACAAACTGGTTACAAATCAGTTGACTCAATGATCCCAATCGGTCGTGGTCAGCGTGAACTTGTAATCGGTGACCGTCAGACTGGTAAAACAGCAATGGCGATCGACGCGATTATCAACCAGAAAGACTCTGGTATTTTCTCAATCTACGTAGCAATCGGTCAGAAAGCATCGACTATCGCTAACGTAGTTCGCAAACTAGAAGAGCACGGCGCGCTAGCTAACACTATCGTTGTTGTTGCATCCGCTTCTGAATCTGCAGCGCTACAATACCTAGCGCCATACGCAGGTTGTGCGATGGGTGAATACTTCCGCGATCGCGGTGAAGACGCACTGATTGTTTACGATGATCTATCTAAGCAAGCGGTAGCTTACCGTCAGATCTCTCTACTACTAAAACGTCCACCAGGCCGTGAGGCATTCCCAGGTGACGTATTCTACTTACACTCTCGTCTACTAGAGCGTGCAGCTCGTGTAAACGAAGAGTACGTAGAGCGTTTCACTAACGGTGAAGTGAAAGGTAAGACTGGTTCTCTAACTGCTCTTCCTATCATCGAAACTCAAGCAGGTGACGTTTCAGCATTCGTACCGACTAACGTAATCTCGATTACCGATGGTCAGATCTTCCTACAAACTGAGCTATTCAACGCGGGTGTTCGCCCAGCCGTTGACCCAGGTATCTCAGTATCTCGTGTAGGTGGTTCAGCTCAGACGAAAATCATCAAGAAGCTATCTGGCGGTATCCGTACTGCACTAGCTCAGTACCGTGAACTAGCTGCATTCGCACAGTTCTCGTCTGACCTTGATGAAGCGACGAAGAAACAGCTAGACCACGGTCAAAAAGTAACAGAACTAATGAAGCAGAAGCAGTACGCTCCAATGTCTGTATTTGACCAAGCACTAGTTATCTTCGCGGCAGAGCGCGGCTATTTAGCAGATGTTGAACTAAACAAACTGCTAGATTTTGAAGCGGCTCTACTATCGTATGCTCGCGGTCAATACGCTGAATTTGCAGCTGAGATCGACAAGTCGGGTGCGTACAACGATGAAGTTGAAGCTCAGTTGAAGAAGCTGACTGACGACTTCGTAGCAACCCAAACTTGGTAA
- the atpH gene encoding F0F1 ATP synthase subunit delta codes for MSDLTTIARPYAKAAFDFAVDKDQLDQWGQMLSFATEVAKNEQMNELLTGSVSAEKMAEIFVAVCGEQVDAHGQNLIKVMAENGRLTALPDVCEQFFLLKKEHEKEIDVEVISASELSDEQLANIGSKLEVRLERKVKLNCSVDETLLGGVIIRAGDLVIDDSARGRLNRLSDALQS; via the coding sequence ATGTCTGATTTGACTACAATCGCACGCCCCTATGCTAAAGCAGCTTTTGACTTTGCTGTAGACAAAGACCAGTTGGACCAATGGGGCCAAATGTTGTCTTTCGCTACTGAAGTTGCCAAAAACGAACAAATGAATGAACTTTTAACCGGTTCTGTTTCCGCCGAGAAAATGGCAGAAATTTTTGTTGCAGTTTGCGGTGAACAAGTTGATGCGCACGGTCAAAACCTGATTAAGGTTATGGCTGAGAATGGTCGTTTAACGGCCCTTCCCGATGTTTGTGAGCAATTCTTCTTATTGAAGAAAGAACATGAGAAAGAAATCGATGTTGAAGTCATTTCAGCAAGCGAACTTTCTGATGAACAGCTAGCAAATATTGGCAGCAAACTTGAAGTGCGTCTTGAACGCAAAGTGAAGCTGAATTGCAGCGTAGATGAGACCCTACTTGGTGGGGTTATTATTCGAGCCGGAGACCTAGTCATCGATGACTCAGCGCGAGGTCGTTTGAACCGCCTGAGCGATGCATTGCAGTCTTAA
- the atpF gene encoding F0F1 ATP synthase subunit B — MNINATLLGQAISFALFVWFCMKYVWPPLMQAIEERQKKIADGLQAAERAAKDLDLAQANASDQMKEAKRTATEIIDQANKRKSQIIDEAREEAQAERQKILAQAEAELEAERNRARDELRKQVATLAVAGAEKILERTIDKDAQKDILDNITAKL, encoded by the coding sequence GTGAATATAAACGCAACTCTGCTAGGTCAAGCAATCTCGTTCGCACTATTTGTGTGGTTCTGCATGAAGTATGTATGGCCACCGTTGATGCAAGCGATCGAAGAACGTCAGAAGAAAATTGCTGATGGTCTTCAAGCAGCAGAACGTGCTGCAAAAGACTTGGATCTAGCACAAGCCAACGCTTCTGATCAGATGAAAGAAGCGAAGCGCACAGCAACTGAGATCATCGACCAAGCGAATAAGCGTAAGTCTCAAATTATTGATGAAGCTCGCGAGGAAGCTCAGGCAGAACGCCAGAAAATCCTAGCGCAAGCGGAAGCAGAACTTGAAGCTGAACGTAATCGTGCACGCGATGAGCTGCGCAAACAAGTTGCTACTCTGGCTGTAGCTGGTGCCGAGAAAATCCTTGAGCGTACTATCGATAAAGACGCTCAGAAAGATATTCTCGACAACATTACTGCAAAACTTTAA
- the atpE gene encoding F0F1 ATP synthase subunit C — METLLSFSAIAVGIIVGLASLGTAIGFALLGGKFLEGAARQPEMAPMLQVKMFIIAGLLDAVPMIGIVIALLFTFANPFVGQLAG; from the coding sequence ATGGAAACTTTACTGAGCTTTTCTGCAATCGCCGTAGGTATTATCGTCGGTCTTGCTTCTCTTGGTACAGCGATTGGTTTCGCACTGCTAGGTGGTAAATTCCTAGAAGGTGCTGCACGTCAACCAGAAATGGCTCCTATGCTACAAGTTAAGATGTTCATCATCGCAGGTCTACTTGATGCGGTTCCAATGATCGGTATCGTAATCGCGCTACTATTCACTTTCGCAAACCCATTTGTGGGTCAACTAGCAGGCTAA
- the atpB gene encoding F0F1 ATP synthase subunit A, which produces MAAPGEALTSSGYIAHHLSNLSLAKLGLVADEASFWNVHIDSLFFSWFTGLIFLGIFYKVAKGTTAGVPGKLQCAVEMIVEFVAENVKDTFHGRNPLIAPLALTIFCWVFLMNVMDLVPIDFLPYPAEHWLGIPYLKVVPSADVNITMAMALGVFALMIYYSIKVKGLGGFAKELALHPFNHPLMIPFNLLIEVVSLLAKPLSLGMRLFGNMFAGEVVFILCAAMLPWYLQWMGSLPWAIFHILVITIQAFVFMMLTIVYLSMAHEDADH; this is translated from the coding sequence ATGGCTGCGCCAGGTGAAGCGCTAACATCGTCCGGATACATTGCCCACCACTTATCAAACCTTTCTTTAGCTAAGTTAGGCTTGGTAGCGGATGAAGCAAGTTTCTGGAACGTACATATCGATAGCCTGTTTTTTTCTTGGTTTACTGGTTTAATTTTCCTCGGAATTTTTTACAAAGTAGCGAAGGGAACAACAGCGGGTGTACCGGGTAAGCTTCAGTGTGCTGTAGAAATGATCGTTGAATTTGTCGCGGAAAACGTCAAAGACACGTTCCATGGACGCAACCCACTGATCGCGCCTTTAGCACTGACTATCTTTTGTTGGGTATTCTTGATGAACGTGATGGACTTAGTCCCGATCGACTTCTTGCCTTACCCAGCAGAGCATTGGCTAGGTATTCCTTACCTTAAGGTTGTACCGTCTGCTGATGTGAATATCACCATGGCTATGGCTCTAGGCGTTTTCGCATTGATGATTTACTACAGCATCAAAGTGAAAGGTCTAGGTGGATTCGCAAAAGAACTTGCACTACATCCATTCAATCACCCACTAATGATTCCGTTTAACCTACTGATCGAAGTGGTATCGCTACTAGCGAAGCCTCTTTCTCTTGGTATGCGTCTATTCGGTAACATGTTCGCGGGTGAGGTTGTATTCATTCTTTGTGCGGCAATGCTACCATGGTACTTACAATGGATGGGTTCACTACCGTGGGCAATCTTCCATATCTTGGTTATTACGATTCAAGCCTTCGTATTCATGATGTTGACAATTGTTTACCTGTCAATGGCACACGAAGACGCTGATCATTAA
- a CDS encoding F0F1 ATP synthase subunit I — protein sequence MVAALARPGRELAKQLLMIQSGAVIFVAAGMAVAVNPEWGFSALVGGGIFVVANAVFALFAFMFSGARAAKRIAASFFTGEALKILITVALFYVAYMYMQVELVPLKLTYLLVLGINICAPVLFINNKK from the coding sequence ATGGTAGCTGCGTTAGCTAGACCAGGACGAGAGCTCGCAAAGCAATTGTTAATGATCCAGTCTGGCGCGGTTATTTTTGTGGCGGCAGGAATGGCGGTGGCCGTGAATCCTGAATGGGGATTTTCAGCGTTGGTTGGTGGTGGCATTTTTGTCGTTGCCAATGCAGTATTCGCGCTCTTTGCTTTTATGTTTAGTGGGGCTCGCGCTGCAAAGCGTATTGCAGCTTCATTTTTCACAGGCGAAGCTCTGAAAATTCTCATCACGGTTGCGCTATTCTACGTTGCCTACATGTATATGCAGGTGGAACTTGTTCCCCTCAAACTAACCTATTTGCTGGTACTAGGTATTAATATCTGTGCACCAGTGCTATTCATTAACAACAAAAAATAG